One genomic segment of Caballeronia sp. TF1N1 includes these proteins:
- a CDS encoding diacylglycerol kinase family protein, which produces MTPTATPVIPAEPARGAEQGQTLAPHAPFFIVMNAGSGRKQADETRAVLDRELGAAGRRFEMCVVDDPGRLPAAAREAAQLAFDQGGVLVGAGGDGTLCAVAEAALTRGVPFAVLPRGTFNYFSRDHGIPADLELSTRLLLEARVFPAQVGYVNGQMFIVNASLGLYPKLLEDRETYKQQFGRSRLVALWSALNTLLRRHRHLRLHIEHEGQVRDIRSSTLFVGNNRLQLEQIGMAEAGALEHGLLVAIAPRPVGRLAHLFLSLRGAAGRLSDSDHVTSFTFERITVTHPSGRRRRVKIATDGEVAWLQMPLEFRVSDKPLLLLKPEPAVAEANRS; this is translated from the coding sequence ATGACCCCGACCGCCACACCCGTCATACCCGCCGAACCTGCTCGAGGCGCGGAACAAGGGCAGACACTTGCGCCGCACGCGCCGTTTTTTATCGTGATGAACGCGGGATCGGGCCGCAAGCAGGCCGATGAAACTCGCGCCGTGCTGGACCGCGAACTTGGCGCGGCGGGCCGGCGCTTCGAAATGTGCGTCGTCGATGACCCCGGCCGTCTGCCCGCCGCCGCGCGCGAGGCGGCACAACTGGCGTTCGATCAAGGCGGCGTGCTGGTCGGTGCCGGTGGCGACGGCACGCTATGCGCCGTGGCCGAAGCGGCGCTTACGCGCGGCGTGCCATTCGCGGTGCTGCCGCGCGGCACGTTCAATTACTTCAGTCGCGATCACGGTATTCCCGCCGATCTCGAGCTCTCCACCCGCCTGTTGCTCGAAGCGCGCGTATTTCCCGCGCAGGTGGGCTACGTGAACGGCCAGATGTTCATCGTCAATGCGAGTCTCGGTCTTTATCCCAAGCTGCTGGAAGATCGCGAAACCTACAAGCAGCAATTTGGCCGCAGCCGTTTGGTCGCGCTGTGGTCCGCGCTCAACACGCTATTGCGGCGGCATCGGCATTTGCGGCTGCATATCGAGCACGAAGGGCAAGTGCGCGACATCCGTTCATCCACGCTCTTCGTCGGCAACAACCGGCTGCAACTCGAACAGATCGGCATGGCCGAAGCCGGCGCACTGGAACATGGCTTGCTCGTCGCCATTGCGCCGCGTCCGGTCGGGCGGCTCGCACATCTGTTCCTGTCCTTGCGCGGCGCGGCAGGGCGGCTATCCGACTCCGATCACGTGACGAGTTTCACATTCGAGCGCATTACGGTGACGCATCCGTCCGGACGACGCCGTCGAGTGAAGATCGCAACCGATGGCGAAGTGGCGTGGCTGCAGATGCCGCTGGAATTCCGCGTTTCCGACAAGCCATTGCTGCTGCTCAAACCCGAGCCGGCCGTGGCCGAAGCCAATCGCTCATGA